One part of the Hyphomicrobiales bacterium genome encodes these proteins:
- a CDS encoding helix-turn-helix transcriptional regulator, producing MRAARLETPAGGGAFDLPNLSIGVFLTDQPAHQISVGSDRTVHTPLQKDEGFILPAGSSGLCHYEDDHSYLAVELDASLLREVGLDDPGAVAPTFGTFDPLTLQMAKATLEVADAPSALYRETMHRALAAHLAQSVQSTHPDVAALDDARMRRAAAYIHDHLAEDISLDVLASEAAMSAYHFARAFKAALGASPLQYVIGERMRVAGVLLKTTGLPVAEIALRVGYDDTSRFGKHFKRAFGATPAQHRAD from the coding sequence GTGCGCGCCGCGCGGCTGGAGACGCCCGCTGGCGGTGGCGCTTTCGATTTGCCCAATCTTTCCATCGGCGTCTTTTTGACCGATCAACCGGCCCACCAAATCTCGGTCGGTTCAGATCGTACGGTACACACCCCGCTGCAAAAGGATGAGGGGTTCATCCTGCCTGCCGGGTCGAGTGGGCTTTGCCATTATGAGGATGATCACAGCTATCTGGCGGTAGAGCTCGACGCCTCATTGCTGCGCGAAGTGGGGCTTGATGATCCGGGCGCTGTTGCGCCGACCTTTGGTACCTTCGATCCGCTGACCTTGCAGATGGCCAAAGCAACCCTTGAGGTGGCGGATGCGCCGAGCGCGCTCTACCGCGAAACCATGCATCGGGCCCTGGCGGCGCATTTGGCGCAGAGCGTCCAATCCACCCATCCAGACGTTGCGGCGCTTGATGATGCGCGCATGCGACGCGCGGCGGCCTACATCCATGATCATTTAGCCGAGGACATTTCATTGGATGTTCTGGCCAGCGAAGCGGCGATGAGCGCTTACCATTTTGCCCGCGCGTTCAAGGCCGCGCTCGGGGCTTCACCGCTGCAATATGTGATCGGCGAGCGGATGCGGGTGGCCGGTGTTCTGTTGAAGACAACGGGTTTGCCGGTTGCCGAGATTGCGCTGCGCGTTGGCTATGACGACACGTCGCGTTTCGGCAAACACTTCAAGCGCGCCTTTGGCGCGACCCCGGCGCAGCACCGCGCGGACTGA
- the arsB gene encoding ACR3 family arsenite efflux transporter, which yields MGLFERWLTVWVALAMLAGIALGFIAPGLVTAVAAAEVASINLVVAVLIWAMVYPMMVGVDLGSVSGVARAPRGLVVTLVVNWLIKPFTMAGFAVLFFEVIFADLIQPADAQQYIAGLILLGAAPCTAMVFVWSQLTKGDETYTLVQVSVNDVIMIFAFAPIVAFLLGVTDIVVPWQTLLLATVLYVVLPLLAGLATRKILGTPERIDRFKAVVKPWSIVGLIVTVAILFSLQGRVIIERPQTIVLIAIPIILQSYAIFAVAYGAAWALKVPHRIAAPCAMIGTSNFFELAVAVAISLFGLNSGAALATVVGVLVEVPVMLSLVAIANRTRGRFARRSGAAFDRGS from the coding sequence ATGGGGCTTTTTGAACGCTGGCTCACCGTCTGGGTGGCGCTGGCCATGCTGGCTGGCATCGCACTGGGCTTCATTGCACCTGGCCTGGTGACCGCCGTGGCCGCCGCGGAGGTTGCATCAATCAATCTGGTTGTGGCCGTACTCATTTGGGCGATGGTCTATCCGATGATGGTGGGGGTCGATCTTGGATCCGTCAGCGGCGTGGCCCGCGCACCGCGTGGCCTTGTGGTGACGCTTGTTGTCAATTGGCTGATCAAGCCATTTACGATGGCAGGCTTTGCGGTCTTATTCTTCGAGGTCATTTTCGCCGACTTGATCCAGCCTGCCGATGCTCAGCAATACATCGCCGGCCTTATCCTACTGGGAGCAGCGCCGTGCACGGCGATGGTTTTTGTGTGGTCGCAGCTCACCAAGGGCGACGAGACCTACACGCTTGTCCAGGTCTCGGTGAACGATGTCATCATGATTTTCGCATTCGCGCCGATCGTGGCCTTTCTGCTTGGCGTCACGGATATTGTCGTTCCCTGGCAGACGCTGTTGCTGGCGACGGTGCTCTATGTCGTGCTCCCGCTGCTTGCTGGACTTGCCACGCGAAAGATTTTGGGGACGCCAGAGCGAATTGACCGCTTCAAGGCCGTCGTTAAGCCATGGTCGATTGTCGGGCTGATTGTCACCGTCGCAATTTTGTTCAGCTTGCAGGGCCGGGTTATCATCGAACGGCCGCAGACCATTGTGCTGATTGCGATCCCGATCATCCTGCAAAGCTACGCGATATTTGCCGTGGCATATGGCGCAGCGTGGGCGCTGAAGGTGCCTCATCGCATTGCCGCGCCGTGTGCGATGATTGGAACATCCAATTTTTTTGAGCTTGCCGTTGCTGTCGCCATCAGCCTGTTCGGGCTGAACTCCGGGGCAGCCTTGGCAACGGTCGTTGGCGTTCTTGTGGAAGTTCCTGTCATGCTTTCGCTGGTTGCGATCGCCAATAGGACTCGCGGCCGTTTTGCAAGACGTTCGGGCGCTGCTTTCGACCGCGGCTCATGA
- a CDS encoding DMT family transporter, translating to MTSPKPDNLPLAVSTILFTVFAMSAGDALVKSMGAASTVGLWQLFALRSLLVLPVLLAAGLYFGIGALLPRSIIWVGLRAALLVMVWIAYYAALPNLPLSAAAAALYTLPLFIVGFSALWTHDRVTPLHGVAAALGFIGVALVLRPGTEAFSPYALLPVLAAMLFAGAMVLTRTRCQHEHPLAMVVGLHLAFILAGAIGLLVLALVPGLAGDSFLSDTWHSLTGAEWQIMGLLALSILIASVGTAIAYQKAPTSIIGTFEFAYVGFAVLWGILFFAERPDLLTLAGLALIVLAGVLTVRK from the coding sequence ATGACCTCGCCAAAACCCGATAATCTGCCACTTGCCGTCAGCACGATCCTCTTCACCGTTTTTGCCATGTCGGCTGGTGACGCGCTCGTCAAAAGCATGGGCGCGGCGTCCACCGTTGGCCTCTGGCAGCTGTTTGCCCTGCGCTCTCTGCTGGTGCTGCCGGTGTTGCTGGCCGCTGGGCTGTATTTCGGCATCGGTGCCCTTCTGCCCCGATCGATCATCTGGGTCGGCCTGCGCGCAGCTTTGCTGGTCATGGTCTGGATCGCCTATTACGCCGCGCTGCCGAACCTGCCTCTGTCAGCCGCCGCCGCCGCGCTTTACACCTTGCCCCTATTCATCGTCGGTTTTTCCGCGCTCTGGACCCATGACCGGGTGACGCCGCTGCATGGCGTGGCAGCCGCCCTTGGCTTCATCGGCGTCGCCTTAGTGCTGCGGCCGGGCACCGAGGCGTTCTCACCCTATGCGCTGCTGCCGGTCCTGGCCGCGATGCTGTTTGCCGGCGCCATGGTGCTCACACGCACGCGCTGCCAACACGAACATCCTTTGGCGATGGTTGTCGGTCTGCACCTCGCCTTCATTCTAGCCGGCGCCATCGGGCTCTTGGTCTTGGCGTTGGTGCCCGGCCTCGCGGGCGACAGTTTTCTATCGGACACCTGGCACAGCCTGACCGGCGCGGAATGGCAGATCATGGGGCTGCTCGCCCTATCGATCCTCATCGCCTCGGTCGGAACGGCCATCGCCTATCAGAAAGCACCGACGTCGATCATCGGCACGTTCGAGTTCGCCTATGTCGGTTTCGCGGTGCTCTGGGGCATCCTTTTTTTCGCCGAACGGCCTGACCTGCTGACGCTCGCCGGGCTAGCGCTGATTGTGCTGGCCGGCGTTTTGACGGTCCGGAAATAA